Below is a window of Ctenopharyngodon idella isolate HZGC_01 chromosome 7, HZGC01, whole genome shotgun sequence DNA.
GGACttttttctaatatatatatatatatatatataatattttcccTAATACTAGGTATTGAGATACAGTATTTCACATCACTTATTTCTAAACATTATTATTGCAGGAATTGACTTCAAAATCAGAACAATTGAGCTGGATGGGAAGAAGATCAAGCTTCAGATCTGGTGAGAGTCTGCATTATACAGTATAAAGCAGAGATGCCCAAACCCGTGGAAAGATTCAAAAATGGGAAAAACATGCCATTGAAACAGATCTTCATttctaatttatatttttgttttatggtttttgtattattgtttGCATTGAAATGTAGAGAATATacgtaaaataataatacagttttAATGTTGTTGGAAATAATGCAACATTTCCTTTTTGGCCCACAGCCCTCAATCAAGTTTTGATTTTTGGCACTTTGTAGTAAAACGTTTGGCCAAAACTGGTATATAAAGTATCATTGTacatacaatatttaaaatgtgtgttttatatttgcTATAAAGGGATACAGCCGGACAGGAGAGGTTTAGAACCATCACCACTGCATATTATAGAGGAGCAATGGTAAGATATAATGTCttattctttaaataaataatgtcggATATGCTTCTGCATATGGTTACTATACATAAGctatgtgttgttttttttctgtcactttcACAGGGAATTATGCTGGTGTACGATATCACAAATGAGAAATCATTTGACAACATCAGGAACTGGATCAGGAACATTGAGGAGGTGAGAAACAGCCCTAATGCTGGAGAAAATAAGCATGAagtttttgtttcgttttgtgAGTCTGTCATATGGGTTCACTTATGTCTGTTTTATCAGCACGCATCATCGGATGTGGAACGGATGATATTGGGTAACAAATGTGATATGAATGATAAGAGACAAGTTTCAAAAGAAAGAGGGGAAAAGGtatgtataattaaaaaataattttttaaatgattgaaaTTACTGAAaatctattttataaaacaaatcttGGTCAAAGAAACTCCCTGAACAATCTGGTATGTAAAACGCTgatgtgtttatttaaacagtTCCCTTTTTTTGCTACAGCTAGCTATTGATTATGGAATCAAATTCTTGGAAACCAGTGCAAAATCTAGCACAAATGTTGAAGAGGTGGgggaaaatttattttttggaaaGCATTATGCAATGTTGAACCAATTTAATTAATTGTAGTGAGAAAGATTTGCATATTTTACAAGGTATCATAAAATCTGATCTAGTTTCATATCTCTGTTTTCTTCAATGCTAGTCCTTTGTCACTCTTGCTAGGGACATCATGACCAGACTAAACAGAAAAATGGTGAGAATGCTTATGTTTATAAtcttatctaaaaaaaaaacaattgataTGCTTAGTACTACTCACTGACTCAAACACATAAGTGCATTAATATTATTGAAATTTTCACAATAAATGTATTGTCTTTGTGTCAATTCaagttgtgaaaaaaaaaaaaaaaacatttaaatgtggcTTTATCTCTGAAATGAATGCTGAATGGATTCTTGTTTGCTTGCATCTTTGTGTTTAGAATGAGAATAACCCTTCGGGTGGAGGAGGAGCAGTGAAAATCACAGAGAGTCGATCCAAGAAGCCAAGCTTCTTCCGCTGCACTCTGCTCTAACCCAGCAGCTCCTGCAGCCTCAGTGTGTGAATGACTTCATTTCTCTAAGTGTGTTTGAgctcagtatgtgtgtgtttatgcgaGAGTTTACAGTATCACTGGACTTTCAGCTGTTAGCTGCTGCTGAGAGCTCTGGACTTTAGTCTTTCATTTAAGGCCTGAAGAGAGTATGCTAGATAAAAGACTCATCCAAAACATTCCTTTTAAACCAAAATATCCATCAACCTAcccccttaaaggattagttcacccagaaatgaaaattaccccaagctttactcaccctcaagccatcctaggtgtatatgactttcttctttctgatgaacacaattggagatattttaataaatatcttgacgcatctgagctttataatggcagtgaacgggaccaacgagtatgagctgaagaatgtgcttccatccacatccattcatcataaacgtgtactccacacggctccggggggttaataaaggccttctgaagcgaagtgatgcgtttgtgtaaaagttatgaattaaaatatctatcttccaccagaccgccttctgcattcaacttacggaaaaaaacagaactggctttgcgtcagttacactttctccgtaagttgaatagggaagacgtaggacgtagcgtaactgcaagagttttacacattCTTTGtatgttgaatacggaaggcggtctggcggaagctagatattttacttcataacttgttaaatagttaaatttgttaaattgttgttacatttttaaatatggattttttttttttacacaaatgcatcgctttggttcagaaggcctttattaaccccctggagccatgtggagtacacgtttatgatggatggatgtggatagaAGCACTTTTTTCAGCTCATACTAGTGACCCCTGTTCAccgccattataaagctcagatgcgtcaggatatttattaatataactccgactgtgttcatcagaaagaagaaaatcatatacacctaggatggcttgagggtgagtaaagcttgggccaATTTCCATTTGAAAGAgagctaatcatttaatcacAATTTAGTGTAGCCTGATTTGAattttgagaacattttttttttttttttcccctttacaatgtcaataattaattaaacagtCAATTTATAGTTCGTTTTAAAGTGCTTTGTTAAAGCACAGTTTAATGAAGGAAAGTATATGAAGAGATTACAGAATATCAAACTCCTGCTATTATGCAGTTACTGGCAATAAAGACTGGACCTAAAGTAGCAACTGAAGAACCTGATGGTTTGACAGCTATATACTGGTCAAACTGAAGgacatgcaatatatatatatatataaatatatattttttgttgttgttgaatgttATGTTTTGGTATATTTAAATTCACccattttataaatttttagTTACTGTTACAAAGCCGCAATAAACTGTGGAATATAAAGCAGCGTTCCACAAGTTGTAGTCTTCCCCCTTTCCCTGACTTTACGTTATTAACCTTAATTCTAACTGAGACCAAAGtaaaaagaaatcaaaactgTGATTGATATTAACAGTCaaaatttctctttctttttttggttgTAATCtctcatatattatatattgagCATGAAAAGAGAGACAAAAGAATGAAGAGAGAGGGCTAGGACCCTTTTCCTAATGCTTGTTGAAGCAGCAGCCAGCTAGGCcctgtatattaatatatacagtattacaTTTACTAAtggtattatatttttatacgcAAGCATATTTTACTCACCACGACATATAAATCATGTTAACCTGTGCTTATGTGAGATTTATTTGTTAATACTCATTTAAATGTCATCACAGTATTCTGTACGTTGTCTTTTTTAATTCCCTCTTTTATAAGACTCTTATGAGTGTGAAGTCATGTAGTGTTTACAATACCACTGCAACAATATCTTTTTTAAGTCATGCACTGttatctgtgtgtgtgggtcTCTCGTAGAGCCTCCTCACTTCATAAACCACTTAATGTCAAGCTTGTGAAGGCAACCActcaaaaaaaaagtgcaagatTGTACTAGCTTGATTGTGTCCTCTGAGCTTATTAGACTTTTACCAAGCCCATATGGAACCTGCAGACTCTTATAGCTGATTTTGGAGGAAATCCATTGAAATTCTGCTGAATGGTTTTAAACATGGTCAAATCTGTCAACCAGACAGGAGAGTACTAAACTTTTATTACCTTTGAGCATATCAGATGTTCACATTTCTGTGTAAATCTACAGATCTTTCCATGTACAGATTCCATGTGGGCCTGTTACAAATTTAGAACACAAAATTCAAACTGAAACGCTGAGAATCTAGATATTTCAGAATTCGCAATCACTTAAGTTACtcataatgaatgaatgattaattCTACTGTTTATGTTTAAGGGTGTACGATTGCTCGAGTTCCATTGGCTGTTGTGCATCTTTTTGACAGAACCGCTGCTCAGAGTTGTGCCATTACCATgtaaagggttagtccacccaaaaatgaaaataatgttatcgtttactcaccctcatgtcattctcaacctgtatgtctttctttgttctgtggaacacaaaagaaaacatttttggaaCAAGAAATGTtgtacaatggaagtcaatggtaaccaaaactgtttTGTAACAaactgttgtttgttttgtgttccatagaagaaagtcagtcatagAGGTTTGGGAAAACATGAGCAGGagtacatttttgggtgagctatccctttaatggccCTGTAGTCATGTTTTGAATATGCATGCAGgcacatttgcatatttttcaaTGAAACAGTGACAGCACTCAACTTCCCATATGAGCATAAAGTCTTACTGACTATTCAATGCAAGCTTTTATGTCCTGTTTTATAACATGTCTTCCTTGATTTCCTTGTCTGTTCTATAATATGTCAAGAGTTTACTGATTAtgtaaaaaagattaaaatatcttttctaAGTTATTTGTGcccaatttatttttgtagtgCTTTACTATATaagataatatttatataatatttggaATGATGTGTTGAATAATAAACGGCATCAATGAAGATAAATTTccctttattttgaaaaatgggaTATTTAATATCTACAGCACAGAGGTAGACCCTGAGTTCCCTTTTCATTACCAGGTTTTATTACATACCTCATAAATATGAATGAAGTAGGCTATGCCTGTTAGCTAAGATGTCAGTGCATGAGCATAACTAGTGTTAGAAGTGTATTTCATActggaaaataattaaaatcaacCATTTATCAGCTTCTTTATGCTAGCACTTCTGTGATTATCTTAATAAAATCATGTCTGTGTGCCTGTCCTCTCTTTGGAGGGTCTGTTGTCATTGGTGTTGACTTCAAAGGCCCCAGCCAGGTCTTTCACACTACTGGCTGCTCGAGGTTTGTCTAGGACGTCCCCTGCGGCCTTCACCTTTCGTGGATTTGTGTTCAGACTCTTAGATCTGAGTGAGGGGTACATCCTGTCCTCTGCTACATACAAGTGATCTGAGTCTGTCAGCtcttctctcttctcttctcccCCTTCTGTTTTGGTGCTTTCGCTATATGCCTCTGTCTCATTCTCGTCATTCTTCTCCTCACTTTTCTCTTGTTGCGTTTTTGTCCTCTTGCTCTCCTTAGAAGCACCTTCTTTATCTTGGTCCTCTATCTGTCTTGATTTCTCTGAAGATGTCTTGGGTGAAAGGCCGAACGGGGAGGGATGAACTTTGTAATCAAAGCGTGGAGGCCAGCGACCTAACGTTGGCGATCTGTTCGCTTGATCCTGTAGGCCGTGAGGCTCCGAAGCCCATGTGTTTCCCGGATTGCCCAACCTCGACTGTGCCACTGAAACATACAATGTACTGCTTTTGGATCTGTTCTCGTATGAAAGTGAGTGAGTTTGAGTTTCAGTTGGGTACTGCCTCAAGGACTGTGCTCTTTCCAGTGGATGTGACATTGTTGCGTCTATCCTAGCTTCTAACAGAACCTGTGGGTCATTAGGGAGCTGAGCGGAGGTGTGTTTTGGGGATTGAGAAATCTGGCCTCCGCCCCCTGACTCGCAGGGAGAGATGAAGATGTCCACACTGGAGCTAGAGCGTGTCCTCTGCCGAAGGGGCACCACATCCAATGTGGGACCGTAGGAAGAAACATGTTGAGGATTTAGAAGGAGCTCGCCGCTACCAATACTGCCACGTCTCTCTGCATGGCCCTTCCTGTCCCCTGACATCTCGTCACCACGGTCGTCGGCATCCAGGTGCCAGCGATACAAACTATAGCCATCAGCACTGGTGACGCTACCGCGGCGAAGCAGGCCAGATTGGTCGACGGCCATTGAGCTCCCGGATCGAGCGCGGACCAGTTCGCAGCGGTCGATGccagccagccgctccagcgcGTGCATCATGCGGCCAGAGAACTCCTCTAGCTGAGCCAAGCGCAAGTCTACTGTCTGCAGAGAGGCTTTCATGGAGTGCTCTCGTTCATTCACCTCCTCCAGACGCATGGACATGTTTTCGACCCTGCGACAGCAAGTGTTTCAAATGGTTGTTGTCATTTTAAACTCAATTGTTACTCTAAAtgcagggctcaacaataagaATGGCTTACTTGCCCAAAGCCAGTGTGTGAGTTTTGCAGCTGACAGAACTGTCACTGGACCTTTTGAGCTAGTGCTGAATTACCACTgaacattttacattaattGATTCTGTACTTCCATTTTTAATGCCTTTTAAACTATAAGCAAATGTTTGGTTTTCTATGATGTATTCTACATTGTTGTTGTAAATTCTGCTGATTTGTCACCAAGAGAAAGTTATCTAGCTGGCTAACATAGATGGGGATTTGttgaaattgcaaaaataatagtCTTGAAAGcaggggccatttacacgacactgttttcaaccaaaaactaaaaattttatgcgttttggctgcccatttacatgacaacattttgtgggcctgaaaacgcaaacttgaagtttttgaaaacaataccgtgtaaactacaaaaacgaatttgtgaaaatggagACGTCATGCatatgcgtattacgtgttcagtctataggtgcatagtttttctttacaaagtgacatcgccaacttcTGGCCTGGCCTGtaaatacattgtttttaatcatgtttgcggatccgtgtgaactgGGATctttttgacaacgttgtcatctgtacgtgaaaaaaaaaaaaaagatttttttttcagttgtcgtgtaaacgtacccttagtaAAAGGCTAAtgcacagaatgcatttttgcattccattgcatTCTTCTTCAACGTCTCGTGCATGATGCTGCTCAAGTTAAAAGTTGTTCACGTTAAAAAACGCATCTCAGGACTGTGCATAATTTTTTCCATCCCACTGTTTGCATCTAGAGTTTTTCAATGGCTCAAATAGGGAAAAATTGTCTCGagatgtgttttttaaaaactttttaaaacgtGAACAGCACATTTTAAGAATGCAAGCCCAACGGTCAAAGACCTCTATATTTACTGAATATTTACCTCAAAATACAATGGGAAAGCAGTGCAGTGAAGTGCAAAACGCATTCTGTTGAAAACTACATACCAGCCAGTAATGTTTTACATTGCATGgcatagttaaaaaaaaaaaaaaaaaaaaaaaaaaacaatattcataaaatgtttATGAATTTATGGAGTTACATTTTAGCTCTATAATTTCCAGAATGTTGCAAATTTTCTTttccataaataaaaaaaatgaataaaaaacttgtcaagaa
It encodes the following:
- the rab8b gene encoding ras-related protein Rab-8B isoform X1 — its product is MAKTYDYLFKLLLIGDSGVGKTCLLFRFSEDAFNTTFISTIGIDFKIRTIELDGKKIKLQIWDTAGQERFRTITTAYYRGAMGIMLVYDITNEKSFDNIRNWIRNIEEHASSDVERMILGNKCDMNDKRQVSKERGEKLAIDYGIKFLETSAKSSTNVEESFVTLARDIMTRLNRKMNENNPSGGGGAVKITESRSKKPSFFRCTLL
- the rab8b gene encoding ras-related protein Rab-8B isoform X3, with product MAKTYDYLFKLLLIGDSGVGKTCLLFRFSEDAFNTTFISTIGIDFKIRTIELDGKKIKLQIWDTAGQERFRTITTAYYRGAMGIMLVYDITNEKSFDNIRNWIRNIEEHASSDVERMILGNKCDMNDKRQVSKERGEKLAIDYGIKFLETSAKSSTNVEEGHHDQTKQKNE
- the rab8b gene encoding ras-related protein Rab-8B isoform X2; the protein is MAKTYDYLFKLLLIGDSGVGKTCLLFRFSEDAFNTTFISTIGIDFKIRTIELDGKKIKLQIWDTAGQERFRTITTAYYRGAMGIMLVYDITNEKSFDNIRNWIRNIEEHASSDVERMILGNKCDMNDKRQVSKERGEKSFVTLARDIMTRLNRKMNENNPSGGGGAVKITESRSKKPSFFRCTLL